The nucleotide window CCCAGCTCTTTATGGGCCTTCGCGAGGTGTTTCGCCGCTATCGCCGCGAGGAGCGAGAGTTCCCCAGCGAGAACCGCTCCGGCAACTATCTCCGCGAACTTCTTGGCGTTTGTGCCAGGTGGGTCGCCTCCTCCAGCGACGCCCATAATGCTTAAGGCCTCCCTCTGGGTCGGGACGCGCGTTCCTCCTCCGACGGTTCCGATTTCGAGGCTCGGCATTGTTATGCTGATGTAGAGGTCTCCCTCAGGCGTAACCTCCGCGAGGGTTATGCCGTGAGAGCCTTCTGTAATCTGCGCCTCGTCCTGGCCCGTGGCGAGGAAGATTGCTCCGACTATGTTGCCAAAGTGAGCGTTGAAGCCGTAGGAACCGGCCTGGGCCGAGCCGACGAGGTTCTTGCGGTAATTCACCTCGGCTATGAGTTCCGGCGTGGTCTTGAGCTTCCTCTCGACTATCTCCCTCGGCACTATCGCCTCGGCAATGACAGTTTTCCCGCGCCCGTTGATGAAATTCATGGCGTTGGGCTTCTTGTCAACGCAGAGGTTGCCCGAGAGCGCCAGATACCTAACGTCCGGAAACTCCTCTCCGATGACCTTCATTATCTCCTCGCTCGATATCGTTACCATGTTCATTCCCATGGCGTCGCCGGTCTCGAACTCGAAGCGCAGGTAGAGGTTGTTGCCCACTATGAAGGGCTTAACATCGCGAAGCTTTCCGTGTCTGGTAACCTTGCTGACGGCCTTCTCTTGCAGGTAGTCTATGTTCTCTTTCACCCACTCCGCGACTTCTCTCGCTCTCCTCGCGTCGGGGCACTTGAGGAGCGGTGCGCGGGTCATTTTGTCGTCGATGAGCGTCGTCTTAACACCACCTGCCTCGGTGAGGGCGGAGCAACCGCGGTTCACGCTCGCAACGAGCGCACCCTCGGTGGTGGCGAGGGGTATGTAGAACTCACCCTTTGCATATTCTCCGTTGATTTTGAGGGGCCCTGCAACGCCCATCGGTATCTGGACGACGCCTATCATGTTCTCGATGTTCCTGCCGATGACCTGCTCGGGGTCTATGCTGTAGTGCCCGATGTGGTCGAGCTTCACGCCGAGCTTCCTCTCGAGGGCCTTCCTCCTTACTTCCGTTGCGGTCCTCTTGTCGGTGTACTTCTCAACCTGGTGGAGCTTCACCTCTCCCTTAACGACCTTCTCAACGAGCTCCTCAAACTCCATTTCAACACCCCCAGAATCAGCCGAAGATCCACTCCTCAAGAACCTCCCCCGCTTCGGCGAAGGCTAAAGCTGCGTCGCTCTTCGGTTTGTAAGCGAGCACTGGGATTCCGACGTTTATCGACTCGGGAACCGCGTCATCGAATGGCACCCAGCTGAGAACAGGAACGCCGACCTCGTTCTCTATCACGTCTATGATCTTGTCCACCACGTCGGCGCTCTCGCGAACCTTGTTGAGGACGACGCCGATCTTGAGCCCATACTCCTCGCCGAGGGCCTTAAGCTTGTTTACCTCGTTCTCGACCATCGTCTCAAAGGAGTAGATCGGTGAACGCTCTATCTCCACCACGATTATCTGGTAATCCGCCACCTCGAAGGTGGGAAGGGTGTCAAAGGGAACGCCTGTGGGGGAATCGACAAAAACGACACCGAACTTGTACTTAACCCTCTCCACAAGGTCCCTCAGGCCCTGGGGAGAGATTCCGATTACATCGTGGAGGTTTGAGCTCCCGGGCATCACATAAACTCCCGTCTCCCGATGCTTGTAGATCGCCCACTCCGGATCGAGGCTTGGATCCCTGAGAAGCGAGTGAACAGTGTACTTGACGTTGTCCATGCCAAAGTGGAACCCGAGGTTCGGGAGGTAGAGGTCGCCGTCTATTGCAAGAACCCTGTACTCCCTCCCCGCCAGAAAAGTGCTCAGGTTGGCGGTGGTCGTGGTCTTTCCGGCACCACCCCTGCCCGTCATTACGATCACTGCCATTTTATTCCCTCCACCCCGAAGTTTTTGAAATTCCTTTTTATTAACTTTTCCACGGTTGAACACGTATCAACATTGCCGCCGTCAGGTGAGACATCTTCAAGCACTCATTTAGGTTGCACTCTACCAGAAAAAGTTTATATCTAAGCACATCTACGAAAATCTGTAGGGGATGGTTGCCATGACAGAGAAAATGCCCGCTATTATGAAGACCAAACCCGCTTACGGTGCCGAGCTCGTTGAGGTTGACGTTCCCAAGCCCGGGCCGGGCGAGGTTCTCATCAGGGTTCTCGCGACGAGCATCTGCGGAACCGACCTGCACATCTACGAGTGGAACGAGTGGGCGCAGAGCAGAATCAAGCCGCCCCAGATCATGGGGCACGAGGTCGCTGGAGAGGTCGTCGAGGTCGGCCCAGGCGTCGAGGACCTCCAGGAGGGCGATTACATAAGCGCCGAAACCCACATCGTCTGCGGCAAGTGCTACGCCTGCAAGCACAACCGCTACCACGTCTGCCAGAACACCAAGATTTTCGGCGTCGATATGGACGGCGTCTTCGCTACCTATGCCATCGTTCCGGCCCAGAACGCCTGGAAGAACCCCAAGGATATGAAGCCCGAATACGCCTCACTCCAGGAGCCCCTTGGCAATGCAGTTGATACCGTTTTAGCCGGCCCGATAGCTGGAAGGAGTACGCTCATAACCGGGGCCGGCCCGCTCGGACTGCTCGGCATAACCGTCGCGAAGGCGAGCGGTGCTTACCCGGTCATCGTGAGCGAGCCGAGCGACTTCAGGAGAAAGCTCGCCAAGAAGGTCGGTGCCGACTACGTCATCAACCCCTTCGAGGAGGACCCGGTTGAGGTCGTCATGAGCATAACCGACGGTGCCGGGGTTGAGGTATTCCTTGAGTTCAGCGGTGCGCCTAAAGCTCTGGAGCAGGGCCTTAAGGCGACGACCCCTGGAGGAAGGGTCTCCCTGCTCGGACTGTTCCCGCGCGACGTCACGCTCGACTTCAACAACCTCATAATCTTCAAGGCCCTTGAAGTTCACGGCATCACCGGAAGGCACCTCTGGGAGACCTGGTACACGGTCTCAAGCCTGATTCAGAGTGGAAAGCTCAACCTCGACCCGATTATCACCCACAAGTATAAGGGCTTTGACAAGTTTGAAGAGGCCTTCGAGCTGATGAGAGCAGGAAAGACCGGCAAGGTCGTCTTCTTCCCGAAGGAGTGATTTTTCCTCCTTTTCTTTCACCGCAATTCTTAAGTAAGCCCTTCCCCACTTCCCCCGGAGGTGTTGGAATGGAGCTGAGTTATGGGGAGAAGCTCACCCTCATCAAGCTCAACGAACTGAAAAAAGCGAAATTCGAGGAACTCGTTAAAGAGACCGGTCTCGAGCAGGTAGCGGTCATGAGGGCCGTTCTCGGCCTGCAGGCGAAGGGTTTGGCCAAGCTTCACGAGAGGAGTGAGAGGGTCGTTAAGCTCACTGAGACCGGAAAGAAGTACGCCGAAATTGGCCTTCCAGAGTGGAGGGCCCTAAAGCTCCTCCGCGAGAGGAGAAAGGTTACGCTCGACGACCTCAGAGAAGTCCTCAGCGATGACGAGCTCAAGCCGATAGTGGGTCTCCTCAGGAAGGAGGGCTGGGCGAGCGTCAGGAAGGAGGACGGTAAGCTCGTCCTTGAAATCACGGAGAAGGGGCTTGAAGCTGAGGAGAGGCCCATTGACAGGGCCCTAAAGCTCCTCGCCGAGAAGGGGGTTGTCCCGGTTAAGGAAATCGAGAAGCTCGTCCCTGTCAAGGAGCTCAAGAGGAGGAAAATCGGCGAGGAGGAAACGGTAACCGAGAGGGAAGTCGAGATTACTCCGGAGGGCGAGCAGTTAGCTCCGAAAGTCGAGCTGAAGCGAGAGGTCTCGGTTCTAACCCCTGAACTCATAAAGTCCGGCAAATGGAGGGAAGTTGAGTTCAGGAAGTTCGACATAAAGGCCCCGGTGAGGAGGATTTACCCTGGCAAGAAGCAGCCCTATAGAGCTTTCCTCGACAAGATAAGGAGAAGGCTCATCGAGATGGGCTTCATCGAGATGACGGTTGAGAGCATGATTGAGACCCAGTTCTGGAACTTCGATGCCCTCTTCCAGCCCCAGAACCACCCGGCGAGGGAGTGGACCGACACTTACCAGCTCAAGTACCCGAAGAGCGGTTTCCTGCCCGAGGCGGAGCTCGTTGAGAGGGTTAAGACCGCCCACGAGCGCGGTCTGGCCGGCTCGCGCGGCTGGGGCTACGTCTGGTCTCCGGAGAGGGCGATGCTCCTCATGCCGAGGGCGCACGGAACTGCCCTTGACGCGAGACAGTTAGCTAAGGGCGTCGAGATTCCGGGGAAGTACTTCACGATTCAGCGCGTTTTCAGGCCGGACGTCCTCGACAGGACTCACCTCATCGAGTTCAACCAGATTGACGGCTTCGTCGTCGGCGAGGAGCTGAACTTTAGACACCTCCTCGGAATCCTCAAGCGCTTCGCGGTGGAAATCGCCGGAGCGAAAAAGGTGAAGTTCCTACCCGACTACTACCCGTTCACGGAGCCAAGCGTCCAAATGAGCGCATACCACCCTGAACTTGGCTGGGTCGAGTTTGGCGGTGCCGGAATCTTCCGCGAGGAGATGACCAAGGCTCTGGGCATCGACGTCCCGGTCATCGCGTGGGGAATCGGAATCGACAGGTTGGCAATGTTCAAGCTCGGGATAGACGACATACGCTACCTCTTCAGCTACGACCTCCGCTGGCTGAGGGAAGCGAAGCTGGTGTGGTGAGTAAAATGGCGAAGAACGTAAGGTACGACCCCGACGTTGATATCCTTTACGTTCAGCTCTCGAAGAAGAAGCCCGTTGATGCCGACATGAAAGGAGATGTAGTCATAGACCTCGACGAGAACGGAGAGGTCGTTGGCTTCGAGATTTGGCGCGCGAGGGAGCTAATCCTGCCGGAGTTCATGAAGTTCATCGAGAAGATAAAGGCTGAGAAGGCCCACGTGGAGGGTTGAAGATGCCAAAGTTCGACGTGTCAAAGCGGGATTTGGAAAGGCTCGTCGGGAAGGAGTTCACGGTCGAGGAGTGGGAGGACCTCTTCCTCTACGCCAAATGCGAGCTGGACGACGTCTGGGAGGAGAACGGTGAAATCTACTTCAAGGCCGACTCGAAAGATACGAACAGGCCCGACCTCTGGAGCGCCGAGGGGATAGCAAGGCAGATACGCTGGGCGCTCGGCTTCCAAAGAGGACTGCCGAAATACGAGGTCGAGAAAAGCGACGTTGCCGTTTACGTTGACGAGAGGCTGAAGGATATCCGTCCATACGGTGTTTACGCAATCGTTGAGGGCCTTAAACTCGACGAAGAAGCGCTCAAGCAGATGATTAACCTCCAGGAGAAGGTGGCTCTGACATTCGGAAGGAGGAGAAGGGAGGTAGCGATAGGCATCTTCGACTTCGACAAGGTGAAGCCCCCGATATACTACAGGGCAGGGGAGAAAACCGAGAGGTTCGTCCCGCTCGGCTTCGAGGAGGAGCTTACGCTGGAGGAAATCCTTGAAAAGCACGAGAAAGGGAAAGAGTACGGCCATTTGATTAAGGACAAGCCCTACTACCCTCTCCTCGTGGACAGCGAGGGTAAGGTTCTCTCGATGCCCCCGATAATCAACTCCGAAACGACCGGAAGGGTGACGACCGAAACGAGGAACGTCTTCGTTGACGTCACCGGCTGGGATTTGAACAAGGTCATGCTAGCCCTTAACGTTGTCGTTACTGCTTTGGCGGAGCGCGGAGGAAAGATTAGGAGCGTTAAAGTCGTTTACCCGGACTTCGAGATTGAAACGCCCGATTTAACTCCCAAGTCCTTCGAGGTCGAGCTGGACTACATAAGGAAGCTGACCGGCCTCGAGCTGAGCGACGGCGAAATCAAGGACCTCCTCGAGAGGATGATGTACGAGGTGAAGCTTGAGGACGGTAAAGCAAAGCTCCTCTATCCGGCCTTCCGCGACGACATAATGCACGCCAGGGACGTTTTAGAGGACGTTCTCATCGCCTACGGCTACAACGAGATTGAGCCCGAGGAGCCGAAGCTTGCCGTCCAGGGCAGGGGCGATAAGTTCGTTGAGTTCGAGGACGCCGTCAGAGAGCTGATGGTCGGCTTCGGCCTTCAGGAGGTCATGACCTTCAACCTGACCAACAGGGAGGCCCAATACGAGAAAATGAATCTCCAATACGGAAGGGACTACTTCAACAACCCACCGGCTGAACTCGTCGAGATAGAGAACCCGATAAGCCCGAAGTGGTCGGCGCTGAGGAACTGGCTTCTGCCGAGTTTGCTCGACTTCCTGAGCCAGAACACCCACGAGGAGTACCCGCAGAGGCTCTTCGAGGTCGGCAAAGCGACGCTCATCGACGAGGGTAGAGAAACGAAGACGGTCAGCGAGAGCAAGCTTGCCGTCGTGCTGGCCCAGCCGAGGGTTACCTTCACCGACGCGAAGGAAATCCTTGACAGCGTGATGAGGCATCTTGGCTTCGAATACGAGCTTGAAGAGGTCGAGCACCCGAGCTTCATTCCGGGCAGGGTTGGAAAGGTAATCGTAAACGGCCAGACCATCGGCGTAATCGGCGAAATTCACCCTGCGGTCTTAGAAAAGTGGGGAATCGAGATGCCCGTTGCCGGCTTCGAGCTGTTCCTAAGGCCCCTCTACACGGAGCCCTACCTTTAGTCTTCCTTTACCCTTTTCTCCAGCCCAATGCACATGAGCTCGAAGTTTGTAACGCTTATGAGCACCTCAACGTCAAAGACTTCCTCCATCTTCACCACCAATGACATGATATGCCAACCTCTTTATCAATATTTTCGCTAAAAAGCTGTCATTTTGTCAATATCGGGGAAAAATAGGCGAGAGCATTAGCTCTCTGACGGATTTTTACCCCCATGCCCCCTGCCAAATTCGCCAGAAACGAGTCCCTGCCACTTCTCCTTTGTCCTCTTCCAGCAGCCCGGCGGCATGAGTTCCCGCTCAGGACAGTAGCCGAGCTGAATGCACCTCGGTCCGAGCCTCGCCCATTTTATAATCGGCCTGAGCTCTTCGTTTCTCGCGATCTCCTCCAGCATCTTCCAGGCAACCTCTCGGAGCTCCCACTGGGTCCTCTCGCATAGCCTCAGACCGAAGAAGTGCTTCAACTCGCGGAGGTTCATGGTTACGACTATCTTCGTTTTCACCGCCTGCGGAAGGATGAAGCGCGCGTCCTCCTGGTGAACCCCTGCTTTGTAGCTCTCCTCGTACAGCTCGATGGCTTCGCGCATAAGCTTCCTCCACTTTTTATAGAGTTCGGGTCTCTCCCTCACGCTTTCGGGAATCACGAAGGTATCCTCAACGTCTTCCGGGTTTAATTTTATGTAGCGCTGTGACTGCTGGGTATAACTTGCAAGTCTATGCCTTACGAGTTGGTGCGAACATGTTCGAGAACAGCCTTCGATCGAGAACGTCAGGACCGCGTGCTCTAAAATTGACTCGTGGCCGTAGCCGAGAACCCTTGGCAGATGCCTCTCAACGTCATTCTCTGTCATTCGCTCGAAGGCTTCACTCTCCCAGCCGTCCCAATAGCTTATTAGTGCCGCCCAGGTGACAGTTTCAAGGGGCCTCTTCGTATAATTGACGAGTCTGACCTTTATTCTATTCCCCATCCGGGCCACCAAGAAGAGAGGGACGAGGGTTTTATTAGTGTTACTAAGGGGTTGGCCAACTAAAAGGACGAGAAGAGAGGAAAAAGAAACTGTCAAAACTCCGCCGTTGGCGTGGGGGAGCTCTTCTCGAGGGTATCGGGCAGGGAGAAGTACGCAACTATCTCAAGGATCGCGGCGATTGCAATCAGCAGGCCACCGATCAGGAATATCATCAGGATAGCTCCAACTATGTAAAGCAGGGCCACGGTGTGGAACATTCCCACGCCCGTTTCCTCGGCTATCAGGTCGTAGCTCTGCTTCATGAACCATGCACCGACTATCAGCAGAACAACGGCTATGAAGCCCCCGAGACCAAGAACACCAACTCCGAACTTCCCGCTTCTGATCGCGGCCATGAAGCTACCGAACACTATGATGCCACCGATGATGTTGGTAATCGCCGCCCAGAGGTACTTGTTGAAGATATCTTCGTTGCCCGTTGCCTCGGAGATCTGCTTCACTGCCAGGAGCTTCAGGATAAATCCAATAAACCCCAGTCCAATAACGCTCAGTATTGCTCCAATTCCACCCAGCATTTTTGCGTTTTTAAGTTCCGCCATAGGATCACCTCAAACTACTAAGGGGACAAGAATGTATAAAAAGGTTTTCGTTTTGGCGGTCACCCATGGGGTTTTTAGGGTGCATACTCTCCAGTGGTTTAGTGACATTTGGAAAGTGTTACGGGCGGAATTCTCAAAATGATTCAATGAACTCGGGAGTAATCCGACGAAAGGGTTATTAAATTCCGGAAACAGCCTTAAACGGTGATGCGCATGGTGGTTAGCCTTGCCGGAAGGGACGTTCTCTGCCTTCAGGACTTCACGAGGGAGGAGCTTGAGACTATTCTCAAGACGGCTGAGATGATGAAGATCTGGAACAAGATTGGAAAGCCGCACCGCGTTCTCGAGGGCAAAACGCTCGCCATGATCTTCCAGAAGCCCTCGACCAGAACCAGAATTTCCTTCGAGGTTGGAATCTACCAGCTCGGCGGCTACGGCCTCTACCTCAACGCCCAGGATCTCCAGCTCAGGCGCGGCGAGACCATCGCCGACACCGCGCGCGTTCTCAGCAGGTACGTCGACGGAATAATGGCCCGCGTTTACGCCCACAAGGACGTTGAAGACCTCGCCAAGTACGCGAGCGTCCCGGTCATCAACGGTCTGTCCGACTTCAGCCACCCGTGCCAGGCTCTGGCGGATTACCAGACCATACTCGAGAAGAAGGGCAGGATTCAGGGCCTCAAGATAGTCTACGTCGGTGATGGAAACAACGTGGCTCACTCACTCATGATAGCCGGAACCAAGCTTGGCGCTCATGTCGTCGTTGCAACTCCCGAGGGCTACGAGCCGGACGAGAGGGTCATTAAGTGGGCCGAGCAGAACGCGGCCGAGAGCGGTGGTTCCTTCGAGCTCACCCACGACCCGGTTCAAGCCGTCAAGGACGCGGACGTCATCTACACCGACGTCTGGGCGAGCATGGGCCAGGAAGCCGAGGCCGAGGAGAGAAGGAAGATATTCCAGCCGTTCCAAGTCAACAAGGAGCTCGTCAAGCACGCCAAGCCCGACTACATCTTCATGCACTGCCTCCCGGCTCACAGGGGAGAGGAAGTCACCGACGACGTCATAGACAGCCCGAACAGCGTCGTCTTCGACCAGGCCGAGAACAGGCTCCACGCCCAGAAGGCCGTTATGGCCCTCGTCATGGGCGGAATAAAGGTTTGAAGTTTCATCCCTATCTTTTTCTTAGACGTAGAACACCATGCCGTCGTAGGCAACTAAAACCCTGTTTCCCCACCTCTTCCGCACGTAGTCCGTCAGCTCAAGGAACGGCAGGTTTTTGTGAGAGATGTGGCTCAGGACGGTCCTCTCAGCGAGTTTGAGGCCAAGTTCTGCGGCTTCATCAACGTTGTTGTGGTAGGGGTCTTCAAAGCCCGGGGGATAAGTGGCATCCACAATCGCCAGCCGGAGCGGAGCTCTCTCCTCCAAGAATTCCCGCGTTTCCTCGGGAAGGCCCTTGGTATCGTAGAGCAAGGCCACACTCTTCCCGTCCTCTTCGATGAGGTAGCCGAACGTCTCAACGCCGTGGTTGAGCTTTAACGCCGTAATCCTTAGCGTGTCGAGCTCGACCGTTTCGAAGGGCTTAAGCGTTCTCGGGCGGAGGTTCTTCGGGTTCTGCAGGATTAGCGCGTCGGCGCTTCCCTTCGGGGCATAAAGGACAGTCTCCCTCGCCATCCAGCGGAGCTTGTAGAGGCCGTAGATGTGGTCGTGGTGCCAGTGGGTCAGGAAGATGGCCTCCAGCGGGACGTTGAGGAAGTCCCTTATGTCAGTCCCAACGTCGAAGAGAACGGCCTTTCTGTTGTCGGTAATTACCGCGAGCGTTGAGGGCCTTCTCTGGGCGAAGCCGAACTTCCTCGCCTCGCTGCACGTCGAGCAGGTGCAGAGATGAGCTGGAATCCCTTCGCTCCCGCCGGTTCCGATGAAGTAGACGAGCATGGCCACCACCTATTTTATGGTCGTGAAATAGCGGCTGAGTTTATAAGGGTTCTCCCGTAACCCCTTCCGATGAAGTTCATCGCCGACATGATGCTCGGAAGGTTGGCCCGATGGCTCAGGCTCTACGGCCACGACACACTCTACGGAATTGAAGACGACGAGGAGATAATCGAGACCGCTAAAAGGGAAAACCGGGTAATCCTCACGAAAGATGTCGCTCTCGCCAGGAGAGCCGAAAGACTCGGCGTTAATGTCTTCCTCCTCCGCTCCAACTCACTTGAGGACCAGGTCGCGGAGCTTAAACGCCTCGGCGTTGAGTTCGGGGAGCTGTTCCCTGCAAACGCGCGCTGTCCGAAGTGCAACGGGCCCATAAAAGCGGTTCCAAAGGAGGCAGTTAGGGAAAGAGTTTCCCCCAAGGTTTATGAGCGTTACGATGAGTTCTACGTCTGCCAGAACTGCGGACAAATCTACTGGCCGGGAAGACAGTGGGAGGAGATGCTGAAAATCGACGAAAAACTGAGGGAGTTGAAATGAACTGGGAAACGTGGAGGCCCTTCTACCTCAGAATAGTGAGGGAGATGGGCTATTCAATCGAGGAAGACAGAAAATCGGCCGAGCTGCTCCGCTCGCTCCTCCTCGAGAGTGACGACTACATCCTCCGCGAGGAGCTTGGGGCCGTAATCGGACGAAAAGTCTACGTCTTCGGAGCGGGCCCCAGCCTTGAGAGGGCATTGAATGAGTTCGACTTCTCGGACGGGACGCTCATAGCGGCGGATGGTGCAACAACGGCTTTGCTCGACTTTGGTATCATCCCCGATGTGATCGTTACCGATCTCGACGGAAGGATTTCTGACATAAAGCTCGCCAATGACCGGGGCGCTTTCCTCGTCGTCCACGCCCACGGGGACAACAGGGATAAGCTCGTCTCCTACGTCCCGTTTCTGTCGAGAATCCTCGGCACCTGCCAGACCGAGCCCCTGGACATAATCTACAACTTCGGGGGCTTCACCGACGGCGACAGGGCGGCTTTTCTGGCTAAGGAACTCGGCGCGAGGGAGATAACGCTTGTCGGGTTCGACTTCGGCGAGACCGTTGGGAAGTGGAGCAAGCCGTCTTTAAGGGAACACTCGCCAATCTGGGAGAGCAAGCGTAAGAAGTTCGAGTTCGCGAAGGAACTGCTGGCATGGCTGGAGAAAAACGGGAGGGCGAAAATAAAAACTCTAACCCCTTCTCCCCCCCAGCGGAGCGAGGAGGAGCAGCAGGAACGCGGCCGGTCCGCAGACGCCGCCCGAACCCTTTGAAGTTTCCGATTCAGTGCTCGATGGGGATCCGGATGGAGACGTCGCCGAAGTTGTCGTTGTCACGGAGGTGCTAGAGCTTGAGGAGTGGCTCTTTGAGGTCGTTGAGTGCCTGCTGGTGGAGGTCCGGGTTCCCGTTCCGCCCGTCGTCTCTGTTTTCGTGCTCTGGCCCGTGCAGAGCTGAGATGCCTTGAGTTCCAGTGCCGTTTTCTCCGCCTTTACTCCCGGCAGAACCTGAAGCGTGACATTGGATATCTCGTAGTACCTTGGATCGACGGGATGGAAGTTCAGCTCGAAATCCTCCTCGCTGAGCTCGGCGTTCTTCCAGCAGGGGTCGTCCCCGTTTACGGTGAACAGGATCACGCTCCGGGAACCGGTCAGTCCGATCGTGCCGATCACGGTGCCCTCCTCCGCCCAGATATCCCTGACGAGGCTGATCGAGTGGAGTGTGCTGGGCTCGTACGCGAGCGCCCGCTTTATCCCTCCGGAACCGTCCATCTCGATGATGACTACGTCACCCATGAACCTCTTCGCTCCTGCAACCCACGTGCCGATTTCACCGAGGTAGAGGGAGTTCCCCGAGATGGTGAAGCGGTTCGTCACGAGGCCGGGCTCTTTGACGATCTTTCCCCAGACGGGGCTCCCGTTCCGGGCTATCTCTATCACCGCCGGGAACTTGACGGAAGTCCTGTTGATTTCGGTTTCGTACGTGCCGATTATGTAGAAACCGTCTCCTCCCCTGGCTATCCCGCTGGCGTAGAGCAGGTGCCCTCCCTCCTGGGAGCGGTGGTGGGAGTAGCTAAGAACGCTGAGCACCGTTCCGTTGGTCAGCATCTCGGTGAGGATTATCCTGGCTCCTCCGATTGCACTCTCGGCGTTGGTTGAGACGAAATACAGCCGGTTTCCATCGACGAGCATCTCCTTCGGCTCAAGGCCAAAGGTTACTTTGATGCCCCTGGCCCACAGAACCTTCCCATAGAGGGGTTTTACGTTCTCATCAACCGAAACCTTCAGCACGACCGCCCATTTTCCAAGCTTTGCGAGGATGTAGAGGTAATTGCCATCGAGTATCGCGTCCCTCGGGTAGATGTGGGCCCGAACCAGTTTTGAAGTTCCCCCGTAGGTTTTGTTCACGTAGGCCGAAATCAGCTCTCCCCAGCGGACGTTCAGGTCGTCATCGAGCCTGAGGATCAAAATGCCGTCAAAGCCTTCAATCTTCTTCGAGTGGGCCTCAACTATCAGGTAGTAGCCTGCGGGAGCCTTCAGCAGGATCGGATGCAGGGCGAGGGGGTTCACGTTTATTGTCTCGCCGTCCTCAAAGGATAGGGACAGCATCTTGCCCCCAAGGGCCGTTCCGTCGGGGGTCACTTCGATTAGAGCGAGATGGTTCTTCAGCCCTTTGCTGTAGATACCTGCAATCAGTACCCGGTTGTCTGAGTAGAGCGTGTAATAGGGATCGAAGGAATCCATTGAGCCCCCTTTGATCGTGTACCTGAATTCCGAGGCTAAAGCAAAGGTCGAGGAGAGCATCAACATCAGGGCCACGAGCGGTGCGAGCCACCTCATGGGCACCCCTCAAATTTTCTACAACTTTTTGGCTAAAATACTTTTTCTTGACTAAAAATTCATCAAATCCGACAAAATTTCCCCGAACGGTTCGACAGATTTTAAAAGGACGCTCCGAACTTGAAACATGCTGACCATCGAGGAGCTCCGCTCAGAAACAGAGGTGCTCGAATGCCTTGAGACTGCCAGGGCTTTGCCGGAGTGGTTCAACGAGGCCGGCCTCAGGGCTATCAAGCGCGATTTAATGAGGGAGAAGACCTTCATCGCCGTCGAGGGAGGTAAGGTTCTCGGCTTCGTGACCGTTAAGTCCCTCAACGAGAGGGCCCTTGAGATCCTCTGGATGGCGGTTAGGAGGGAGTTGCGGGGCCGTGGGATTGGCACGGAACTGCTCCGCTTTGTCGAGGAGTGGGCGAGGGGGAGAGGCTTCGAGGTACTCGTCGTCAAGACGTCGGGCGATTTAGGTTACAAGCCCTACGATGAGACGAGGCTCTTCTACGAGCGGAATAGATTTGTGAGAATCGCGCTGATAGACCCGTATCCTGAGTGGGGTGAGCCGGCGCTGATTTACATAAAATGCATCAGAAAATGAAATCTAAAACCCCGCAATGAATGCCTGCCAGGGATAAAACGCTATCCTTTCGCCCAAATCGTATTTTCCGCCAAGCACTAAGCCCCTCCTTGCATTCAGGCGCTCCATGCTTCTCTCAACCTGCTTTCTCTGTATCTTGCCGAGGCCGACCTCGATAA belongs to Thermococcus sp. AM4 and includes:
- the hmgA gene encoding hydroxymethylglutaryl-CoA reductase (NADPH), coding for MEFEELVEKVVKGEVKLHQVEKYTDKRTATEVRRKALERKLGVKLDHIGHYSIDPEQVIGRNIENMIGVVQIPMGVAGPLKINGEYAKGEFYIPLATTEGALVASVNRGCSALTEAGGVKTTLIDDKMTRAPLLKCPDARRAREVAEWVKENIDYLQEKAVSKVTRHGKLRDVKPFIVGNNLYLRFEFETGDAMGMNMVTISSEEIMKVIGEEFPDVRYLALSGNLCVDKKPNAMNFINGRGKTVIAEAIVPREIVERKLKTTPELIAEVNYRKNLVGSAQAGSYGFNAHFGNIVGAIFLATGQDEAQITEGSHGITLAEVTPEGDLYISITMPSLEIGTVGGGTRVPTQREALSIMGVAGGGDPPGTNAKKFAEIVAGAVLAGELSLLAAIAAKHLAKAHKELGR
- a CDS encoding MinD/ParA family protein; translation: MAVIVMTGRGGAGKTTTTANLSTFLAGREYRVLAIDGDLYLPNLGFHFGMDNVKYTVHSLLRDPSLDPEWAIYKHRETGVYVMPGSSNLHDVIGISPQGLRDLVERVKYKFGVVFVDSPTGVPFDTLPTFEVADYQIIVVEIERSPIYSFETMVENEVNKLKALGEEYGLKIGVVLNKVRESADVVDKIIDVIENEVGVPVLSWVPFDDAVPESINVGIPVLAYKPKSDAALAFAEAGEVLEEWIFG
- the tdh gene encoding L-threonine 3-dehydrogenase gives rise to the protein MTEKMPAIMKTKPAYGAELVEVDVPKPGPGEVLIRVLATSICGTDLHIYEWNEWAQSRIKPPQIMGHEVAGEVVEVGPGVEDLQEGDYISAETHIVCGKCYACKHNRYHVCQNTKIFGVDMDGVFATYAIVPAQNAWKNPKDMKPEYASLQEPLGNAVDTVLAGPIAGRSTLITGAGPLGLLGITVAKASGAYPVIVSEPSDFRRKLAKKVGADYVINPFEEDPVEVVMSITDGAGVEVFLEFSGAPKALEQGLKATTPGGRVSLLGLFPRDVTLDFNNLIIFKALEVHGITGRHLWETWYTVSSLIQSGKLNLDPIITHKYKGFDKFEEAFELMRAGKTGKVVFFPKE
- a CDS encoding phenylalanine--tRNA ligase subunit alpha, which translates into the protein MELSYGEKLTLIKLNELKKAKFEELVKETGLEQVAVMRAVLGLQAKGLAKLHERSERVVKLTETGKKYAEIGLPEWRALKLLRERRKVTLDDLREVLSDDELKPIVGLLRKEGWASVRKEDGKLVLEITEKGLEAEERPIDRALKLLAEKGVVPVKEIEKLVPVKELKRRKIGEEETVTEREVEITPEGEQLAPKVELKREVSVLTPELIKSGKWREVEFRKFDIKAPVRRIYPGKKQPYRAFLDKIRRRLIEMGFIEMTVESMIETQFWNFDALFQPQNHPAREWTDTYQLKYPKSGFLPEAELVERVKTAHERGLAGSRGWGYVWSPERAMLLMPRAHGTALDARQLAKGVEIPGKYFTIQRVFRPDVLDRTHLIEFNQIDGFVVGEELNFRHLLGILKRFAVEIAGAKKVKFLPDYYPFTEPSVQMSAYHPELGWVEFGGAGIFREEMTKALGIDVPVIAWGIGIDRLAMFKLGIDDIRYLFSYDLRWLREAKLVW
- a CDS encoding DUF2283 domain-containing protein translates to MAKNVRYDPDVDILYVQLSKKKPVDADMKGDVVIDLDENGEVVGFEIWRARELILPEFMKFIEKIKAEKAHVEG